The Lewinellaceae bacterium nucleotide sequence AAGCTTTTTTTCAGACCACAGACCAATGGAATACGCCACCTTCAAGGGAGGAAATTGCACAAGTATTTCTGGACCATGATATGAAAGTGGTAGGGCCACCATTAAAAATGAATTAAGTTTTGATCAGATATTATTGCACAAAAGACAGGGAGGAACTTATTGAACTGATGCAGCTCAACATTCCACATTATTTTGCCCTTTCCGAATTAGAAGATTTCATCACCTATCTGGATAAAAACGTGGAAGATTATTTTGTGGTCGAAGACTCAGCAAAGATTATCGCCTGCGGAGGAATCAACTATTTTCCGGATCAAAGGCAGGCCCGTTTTTCCTGGGATGTTGTCCATCCCGACCAACATGGGAAAGGTATTGGGAAAAAGCTGGCCCGGCATCGTATGGACCATATCCGGCAAAAAACCGGTATTGACCTCGCAGTGGTAAGAACCTCCCAAATGGCTTATGGATTTTATCAAAAAATGGGCTTTGAGCTAAAAAAAATTGAAAAAAATTATTGGGAGGAAGGGTTTGACTTGTATCTGATGACCCAAGAGGTAAATAAAAAACCATTATCAAAAAAATAAATATGTTTCTTTTATATTGAAAATATTAAGAAAATAATAGAAAAAGTTAGCTATAATGCTTAATTTTCAGAATTAAATATGTTATTTTTTCACAAAATCAATTAAAAATGAATACCAACAAAATTCTTTTGGCGGGGCTCGTCGGCGGAGTCGCTGCATTTTTACTTGGATGGCTAGTATGGGGCATACTACTAAGTGGTTTTTATGCTAACAATGCAGGACCTGCCGCTGAAGCTGCGATGAGAGGTGATAAGGACATGCTTTGGATTCCCCTGATCCTGGGAAATCTGGCATGGGGTTATTTCTTTGCCGTTATCTTTGGCCGCTGGGCCAACATCAGTACGTTTGTCACCGGCGCCAAAGCAGGTGCAGTTTTGGGCCTTTTGGTTGCCCTCTTTTATGACCTGATGAACCTGGGAACAACCTACCTGATGACCACCACGGGAGCTATTGTTGACATCATCGCTTCGGCGCTTGTTTCAGCTATTATCGGAGGTGTAGTAGGCTGGATGTTGGGAAGAAACGGCGGAAAATAACTTTTACCATTCTTGAGCGGTAATTGATTTAATTCTTTTCTTTAACCAACGAAAATCGAAACAACATCGTGGGCTAAGCTCATAAATTTCCTTGTTTCCGAGCTTAGCCCATTTTTTTGATCCACTTTAAGACAAAACAACGAAGGATCTCCCCCCCCTAATAAATATTTTTCATTAAGGTAGCACTAAATTCCTTTTTGCCCTTGTCGAAATTACAATCAGATGAAGATTTTCAGATTTGTTTACTTTGCAAGAATACTTACCAACATCAATATCTTTTTTGCATTTTTGACTTCCATACCGGCTTATGTATGGTGGGCAATTTCGGTTCCGCAGAACGGATGGATTACACCATCATAGGAGAAGCTGTAAACATGGCTTCCCGACTGGAGTCCAATTCCCATCCCGGAAAAATCCAGATCTCCCAAAACACTTATGATTTGGTAAAAGATAAAATGTGAACCCAGAGGACTGGTCAAAGTCAAAGGATTTGACCGGGAGATCATGACTTATTGGGTTTGAAAATAAAATAAAAATAAAATATGCGAGAATCGAATATCAAAACCCCGGGAGTGTACATTACCGAAGTCAATGCATTTCCAAGTTCGGTAGTTCCGGTGGCCACTGCCGTCCCTGCCTTTTTCGGCTATACTCCGCAGGCTTCATACGAAGGCAAAACTTTGACCAATGTACCTCAAAAGATAACTTCTTTTGCAGAATTTCAGGCTATTTATTGCTTCCCTGATCCTCCCCCCCCTTCAGATCCGGCTAAACAATATTCCCCACAATATTACCTGGTAAAAGAAAATGGTCAACCCGAAAAAGGCAATTTTCTGCTTATAGAGGGTAGCTATTATTCCGTTGTACCGGACCCAAATACCATTTATTACCTCTACAACAGCATCCGGCTTTTTTATCAAAATGGAGGAGGCGATGCCTATATAGTTTCTGTTGGAGGGTATGGTCCGCCTTCCGGCAACCCTATGGTTCCAGGTGCTCAAATTGTAAATCCGAATGTTAAACTCAATGACTTGCTGGCAGGCCTTGCCCTTTTGAAAAAAGAGGAAGAACCTACCATGTATATTTGCCCGGAGGCCACCTTACTTTCTGTGGATAATAATGCTACCTTAATGCAGGCCATGCTGCTACAGAATACGGAAATGCAAACGGCCATCAGTATTTTTGATGTCATTGGTGGAAGAAACCCGGATCCCATTCTTTTTTACAACGACATAGAAACCTTTAGAAACAATACCGGATCTATAGGTTTGAATTATGGCACCGTTTATTACCCGTTTGTGGGAACGACTATCATGCAAAAGTCAGCTATTGATTATACCAACTTGTTTGGAGGAGACCTCAAACAACTGGAGTCTGTATTAAATCCACCTGACCATCCAAATCCAAGCGTGGCCGATATTATCGCCAACATACTGGATGCTTCCTCAAAATTGACCATAGCGCAAAATAACAACGCTCTGCTTATTGCCAGTAATACCTATGGTACAATCATTCAATACGTTTTGGAAGATGCCAATATGCTGCCGGCAAGTGGAGGGATGGCAGGAATAATTACCACAGTCGATAATCTGCAAGGCGTTTGGAAGGCCCCGGCCAATACTTCCATGAGCGGAGTGGCCCGTTTGCCCATCCATTTGTCTGAAAGCCAGCAAGGCCCTTTGAATATGGATGCCGTATCCGGGAAATCGATTAATGCAATTCGGCCTTTCCCCGGGTTAGGCATTTTGATTTGGGGCGCCCGGACGCTGGATGGCAATAGCCAGGACTGGAAGTACCTGTCGGTGAGAAGGACGATGATATTTTTGGAGCAGTCTGTTAAAATGGCTGCCCATGCCTATGTTTTTAATCCAAACGATAAGAACACCTGGGAGGCAGTAAAATCCATGATCAGTAGTTTTTTAACTACCTTTTGGAAACAAGGTGGCCTATGTGGGGCAAGTGCAGCGGATGCCTTTTCAGTGGAATGCGGATTGGGAACGACCATGACAGGAGAGGATATTTTGAATGGAATGATGAGGGTCTCGGTTAAAGTGGCCGTAGCACATCCGGCAGAATTTATTGTGATCACTTTTGAACAGGCTATGGCAACTTCAAGTTAATTAATGAACAAATGATGGTTTTATGAAAATGATATTGGCGATAATATTGGTCTTATTCCTGGTTTTCTATTGGCTTTTTGCCCAATCAGACAGGCATTTAAACAGGAACAAACACAACCAATTGCCGAAAGGCAGATTGAAGCATCTCCAGGACAATTATTACGAGGATGAGGTCGGGTTGATTTGGGAATTACAACCCCAAATAAAAAATAAATTTCACCAGCCCGACCATGAAGTTGAAATAATAAATAACCATTATCCTAATGTTGACGGGACATTTTCCCTGGATCCCAAAAATCCAAATTTTAAATTTTTATCCAAAAACAATAATAGGGGATCATTTGAAGCTATCTTACAACCTGATGGAACTTACCTTACCGAAGGCCTTAAGCAGGGAACCTATAATTATGGTCACCCCGATGGACTTTGGGGCAGCATTAAACATGTATTCCTGGATGTAATTCCTCACTTTTTCAATTCAAATTACAAAAGTTAAAAGGTTACTATGATTCATAAAATATTACCAACAATAGTTGAAGAACTCAATGCTTATATTTCAAGAGTTTATGGATTTCACGCTACGGAAAAGAAAGTACTCCTCGGCAATTTGATCGACCAAAACGGACGTCCGAACGGACAGGGAATGGACAAAGTTATCTGCTCCCTCGTCAATATCCAAAAAGAACAATCGATTCAAAATATAGGAAGGATGCCCTCTCCTTCTCCCCCACATTTAAATATCAGCGTTTTGTTTGCTGCCAATTTCAATGATTATATAACAGGATTAAAATTGATCAGCGGCATATTAGCCTATTTTGAAGGCAAGCCTGTTTTTACCGATCAAAATACTCCAGGCCTGCCCCTGAACACCCAAAAGGTTACCGCTGAAATGGTCAACCTGAATACAGAAGAACTCAGCGATTTATGGTCTGTTTTAGGGGGAAAATACTTACCAGGCATCCTCTATCAATTCAGATTTTCCTATTCATCGGATGAGTTGACACTGGAAGAATTACCCCAGGTGGTCACATTGGTATCCCCTCCTGTTAATGGTTAAATGAGGTGATTTTTTTTGCTTAAATTTTTAAAATGCCATTATGAAAAAATTGAGAATCTTATTTTTCATTGCCCTCCTGTTAGGTTGGGCAAGCTGTAATGATCAAAAATCCGACAACGAATCAGGCCCTACAGGGGATAAAACGGCCTATCTCGATTATTCAAAAAATGACGATAAGCTAACGGGAGGAGTGAAAATGATTCCGGTTACAACTCCTGCAGGCACCTTCAACGTTTGGACAAAACGAGTGGGTAACAACCCAAAAATGAAGGTACTTTTATTGCATGGAGGCCCCGGTGCTACTCATGAATACTTTGAATGTTTCGATTCCTATTTCCCCAATGCCGGGATTGAATATTATTATTACGACCAACTGGAATCAGCTTATAGCGACCAGCCATCCGACAGCAGTCTTTGGGAAGTGGACAGATTTGTAGAGGAGGTGGAACAGGTCCGAAAAGCACTTAACCTGGACAGCAGTAATTTCTATTTGCTCGGGCATTCGTGGGGAGGAATACTGGCTATGGAATACGCGCTGAAATACCAGGACAACCTCAAAGGACTGATCATTTCCAACATGATGTCCTCGATTCCTGAATACATCACCTATGCCAATGAAGTATTGGGGCCTCAACTTGACCCCGAAGTCCTGGCCGAAATCAGGGCGCTTGAAGCGGCCGGGGATTATGCCAATTCAAGATACAGCGAACTCATTTACACCCACTATTACCCGGAACATGTGCTCCGTATGCCGCTCGACCAATGGCCGAACCCGGTCAACAGGGCCTTTGCACACATCAATGGCGATATGTATGTCACCATGCAGGGACCCAGTGAATTTGGGGTCGTCGGAGATGCCAAATTAAAAAACTGGGACAGGAAGGCCGATCTGGCAAAAATAACCGTCCCTACCCTGACCATCGGGGGCGCTTACGATACCATGGATCCTAAACATATGGAATGGATGGCCACAGCAGTGCAAAAAGGAAGGTATGTACATTGCCCGACAGGTAGCCATTTTTCCATGTATGATGGCCAGGAAGATTATTTTGATGGACTGATAAAATTTGTCCGGGATGTGGATGCAGGAGATTTCCAATAAACCATTCCATTGGAACTATTTGCCCGCACCCGATAAATTTCATTAAACATGAATCATCCCGAATTTTTTAATTCAAATGGATGCTGAAAATATATTAACAATATTTATCTGCAATATATTCAACTCCTTCAAACCTGTCTTCCGGCGACGCCAGGTAGAGTTGAGATTGTTTTTGTTTGATTTCCAATGGATTACATCCATTGCCATTAATACCTGCCGGCAGGCAGGTTAATTCCCTTCGGGAAATGGATTAAGAATAGAGTTAATTTTTAAAAAGAAGATTAAATTTATCCCCGAATGGGGATAAATATCAATATCGCAGTATGAAATACTGCCAAAAAAGGGACAAAACCCAACTCTGAAAGGGTTGAATGTAACCTGTTTCAAATTAAAAAAAAACTTAAAAAGTTATAATTATCTGACAATCAATTTATTGAAAAAAATCCAGGCAAGGAGGAAGGCGTTAAATCGCCTCCAAGTCCAGTAATTCGAGTTTCTCAAATTTTTCGTATCCAGGAAACTGATCTCTGCCTTGCTGCAGGGTTTCTACAAAGTGAACATCATCTCTCAGCTGGTAATGGCAAAGCGCCTGGTTATAAAAA carries:
- a CDS encoding proline iminopeptidase-family hydrolase, which gives rise to MKKLRILFFIALLLGWASCNDQKSDNESGPTGDKTAYLDYSKNDDKLTGGVKMIPVTTPAGTFNVWTKRVGNNPKMKVLLLHGGPGATHEYFECFDSYFPNAGIEYYYYDQLESAYSDQPSDSSLWEVDRFVEEVEQVRKALNLDSSNFYLLGHSWGGILAMEYALKYQDNLKGLIISNMMSSIPEYITYANEVLGPQLDPEVLAEIRALEAAGDYANSRYSELIYTHYYPEHVLRMPLDQWPNPVNRAFAHINGDMYVTMQGPSEFGVVGDAKLKNWDRKADLAKITVPTLTIGGAYDTMDPKHMEWMATAVQKGRYVHCPTGSHFSMYDGQEDYFDGLIKFVRDVDAGDFQ
- a CDS encoding phage tail sheath family protein, whose protein sequence is MRESNIKTPGVYITEVNAFPSSVVPVATAVPAFFGYTPQASYEGKTLTNVPQKITSFAEFQAIYCFPDPPPPSDPAKQYSPQYYLVKENGQPEKGNFLLIEGSYYSVVPDPNTIYYLYNSIRLFYQNGGGDAYIVSVGGYGPPSGNPMVPGAQIVNPNVKLNDLLAGLALLKKEEEPTMYICPEATLLSVDNNATLMQAMLLQNTEMQTAISIFDVIGGRNPDPILFYNDIETFRNNTGSIGLNYGTVYYPFVGTTIMQKSAIDYTNLFGGDLKQLESVLNPPDHPNPSVADIIANILDASSKLTIAQNNNALLIASNTYGTIIQYVLEDANMLPASGGMAGIITTVDNLQGVWKAPANTSMSGVARLPIHLSESQQGPLNMDAVSGKSINAIRPFPGLGILIWGARTLDGNSQDWKYLSVRRTMIFLEQSVKMAAHAYVFNPNDKNTWEAVKSMISSFLTTFWKQGGLCGASAADAFSVECGLGTTMTGEDILNGMMRVSVKVAVAHPAEFIVITFEQAMATSS
- a CDS encoding DUF4255 domain-containing protein gives rise to the protein MIHKILPTIVEELNAYISRVYGFHATEKKVLLGNLIDQNGRPNGQGMDKVICSLVNIQKEQSIQNIGRMPSPSPPHLNISVLFAANFNDYITGLKLISGILAYFEGKPVFTDQNTPGLPLNTQKVTAEMVNLNTEELSDLWSVLGGKYLPGILYQFRFSYSSDELTLEELPQVVTLVSPPVNG
- a CDS encoding GNAT family N-acetyltransferase, whose product is MQLNIPHYFALSELEDFITYLDKNVEDYFVVEDSAKIIACGGINYFPDQRQARFSWDVVHPDQHGKGIGKKLARHRMDHIRQKTGIDLAVVRTSQMAYGFYQKMGFELKKIEKNYWEEGFDLYLMTQEVNKKPLSKK